GGTGAAATGAAAAGCGCCATTTTGggattttgttttcaaaacatGGGGGATTGGCGGTATACTTGGGAGGTAACTCTGTGCTCATATTTTGGGttcttttagtttatttttttcaagtttttgggAGGGTTTTTGCGGCCTCCATAAATTTCAATCCTCCTTTTTGgggtttcaaattttgaaaaccagagataaaaattatatttttttggtggaTTGGGGGGGATTTTGGGAATAGGGAGCGCGGGTTGGCTCCTTCACACTCTCTTATCTATTTCTATTGGTTAAAATCAGTCATAGGTCCCTTTACTCTTTACAATTTTAGAGTTTagtctttttacttttcaaattttaaaattttaagtccaattgttaacgctgttaaaattatttcgttaaaaccatatttattacaacatcatttttttatttttatcactaccaagtgaatatttttcttttacttttagaaTACtacatcaacaaatttaacaaaaaatttaccaagattaacaatttgatttgaatgttGAAATCGAAAACTAGAGAAATTATGATTATATCATaatctaattataaaattatttttagtggtAATCATCTAtcatgatagatgaaaaattTTAGTGGGTAATTTTAACTAtgtattcacttaattaatgGTCTCAAGACTTTCATAACATTAATGAATCACAAACTTagattttcttagataattttgttaatttagcaAATAAGAGTTCGCGTATAATGATCGCGGAGATAATTTTTTGTAATGCTTATATTCTTGTTTTACCAAATTTTGATAAGAATTTTGAGGTTGAGCGTAATACTTTTAGTGTAGATATCAGTACAACCAGTGAAATTTAATGTAACATGCGTTTGAACTACTTGACCTGTGATAAAAGAATTGTATGCCTTTAAGGGCATTGGAAGCTTGGCAACATTATCTATTGTCAATGGAATTTGTGGTTCACATTGACTATTAATCCTTTCCTTATGTGataaggtataagaaaggtaaagaatAATATAGTGGTTGACACGTATACATTGCATGTTAAACTTTTTAAGAATTGAGTATATCAAAGATTTTGCATGCTATTGATGCCCATTGTTCAAGTAGTTTTTAAGCATGTGAACATGGTGCATTTGACAAGTTTTATAAGCACAAAAGATATATCTATATTGAAACAATAAACTTTTGTGGATTGTTAGTTTGATAGGCTCGTAGTTGTGGGTTTACGAGTCATGTTGGTGCCACAAAGACTTCTGACATCTTCGATTAGCATTACGTGCAAACTTGTTGAGAAATATCGCTCTAATTGCACATCCTATTGGTGTATGAAGTTATTAAATCATTGCTAGCAAATTAAACAAAGTGCTTGCAACAAGTGACAAGAAAATGGGCACTTCTTTGACATCAAATCTGaaagccaaaaaaataaaacgaaCATGCATGAGGATTTTTTACGCAGCTCGGTTTTTCTATGTCTAATGAGCCTAGCTCAGTGAGAAATACTTACTATCTTCAGTACTTACAACAAGTGATCATAATCTATCACACACCCGTGACAATTTCCTCACCTTTGCACCTTGAAGAATGATACTCTCACCACTAAATTCACCACACGACACCAAAGGTTTTACTAACAATATGCACTTATACAATAAGATTCCTCACTTAGAACATAATTAAATTCTCAATTCTCCCCGTACATGAATCTATACAATAAATTGTGTACATTATAATAATAGAGAACGAAACAAACGTGGACTCTTGCCAACTAATCTCATAGAGTTTCAATCTAATCCAACTCCCTTGATTTAAGGGTTACATAAGGGTGATCTGATTCGATCCAATCTCTAAATATGTTTCTCCAAATGATAAGATCTTCATTAAAGGTAAAGGAGTGTTcgaaatatttaagaaaattaaggATAGTGTTTATTGTATTATTCCACCTATTGGAATATCCAAAAAccaatcataagatgattataATACATACTTTtaccttattttattaataaagacatttctattattatgtttaatctatattttatatagtaaataaattaaataataacaacgCCTAAAATAATGTGACTATTCTTAAATTGTCCttaatcaaatattattatggatcaggacaacaataatacatTGATATGCCGAGTCAAACgcataaagaaattaaatatttattttactttaaaataatataaatttaattattatttaaattaagataattttaacATGTAATCAATATGATtgtatctttaattattttaatacaattataatgctaataatttatcattattatttatcataaatgttactttttatttataatattttattttggtataatattaattttactaaaatttaatttttactataattatgcacatattttattttaatcttcttGATGATCAATTTTTAGTCACAAacatatatttctaaaataactggcggaatattttaaaattttgaaccaacaaaatttcaacttatttaaaaataatatgatgactaaattctaatttttgttaccttttgaattgttttacgctaattattataattaaaattaattgaatattaaatacGTAAAATTACgcgtaatatatataaataaccaaCAACAAGAGCATATTCATAAATCATATATCTAAGGAcccaatttattcatttaggatattttacatatttaacatTAAGGGTCCTCCCACAACATCatttgttaaatctttataagGGTATCAAGgcaaaataaatacatacaagTAATTATGGGGAAAAAAACATCTAAGGGCACTTGGATTTGCCCTTAGAGTTCTTCATGTCCCTATAACAAGGGCACTCATCTTTATGCCCAAATGTCCCAGATGGAACACAATGACATTTCTCACAACAAATCCCACAATATTTCAAACACCTGTCTTGAACCCCTGCCTTTGAGCACCTCACCGCACACTTTGAGTCACAAAAATCTGCAATACCATATAGTCCATGAACCAACAAAGctacacatatataaatcaacaCGAACCCCCATGGGTGTTCACTGTTCACCCTATAGCTCAAGTTGCAGGTTTGAGTCGTGGTGCGTATGTGACGGTGATGGTATGTGAattatactaatatatatatatatataaatcaaccTAAAGCTTAACTTTGTTTTTAACTTACCCGAACCGGCAATCGAGACCTCGAAGAAACAAGAGCTGAGAGCAAGAGAAACAAGCAAGAAAAGCACCAATAccatcttcatttttcttgatctTTGTTTATAAATAAGCACAAAGAGATATAAAGAAAAAATGGTAATATATATTGGCAATGGAAAAGAGCTTGGGGCAGGAGCTTGTTTATATAGCCATGGTGGAGAGAGGTAGTGGTAggtaaaaaaagagagtaatggaaatcgtttattaaaagtACTTAGTAACAACAAGAAATTAGTGAATTACAGACTGTTTCGTAGGTTTTTTGGTTTGGTGGGGTTGCTTTATGGCTTTAGCTACATTACCTCTTCGGTTACATGACTATAATGTTCAAAGGAACATCATGTACCAAGTTCATTGCATGTATTAATGGCTTTAAGTTATTGCCAACTCAATTTGTCTCATGAATTTTGCATTCATTCGTTTTAaatgtgagttttttttttttaactaaaatatgaGAAGAGTggatttgatttgtatataaatatatataattatagattttgattatatattctCATTTTGACCCAATGTttaaaactacccatagcccctTTTCAACCcgtaaataggaggataatgcgcttcagcacaCTTAAACCCACGTCCTCTTGCATTGCCAATAATGCTCACGCCAATCATACTAAGATTCAATCAGCCGAGTggtatatttttcttatattattaaaatatctttttatatacaacataagttatattattataagaatatttttattttttcataattttatataaaatcaattacGAGGAGATTTTAACATTTGggacaataaattttaaatatctaaCTAAtgcatcatttaatttttatattaatttttaataaatatatttgttattttaaaattatacatatcaACCCATTCAGATTTGTTGGGACTTATTTCGATTTGGTGACATTCATTTGTAATTGGCCATTTACGTGACACGAGTAAAAGAGTTTTCTAGATTGATCATTACGTGAAGCTTAAATTTGCCTTCAGATCAGCATTTTTTACTTGAAGCTTCGTGTTCTTTCCTCTCCTTATATTTCCCCAAAAAAACAAACTTtcctttaaatttaataaaattaaaacttgaataaatcTTTGCGACTAGTTAAAGTAATAATACATATAGATATGGGAAATTAAAGCTAGCAACTTGCTTACTTATCtatcttcatttatttttagatCAGTAATTAATCTTTCGCGTTCTGTCGGTCCATTAAGTGGGTAATGGACCATAAGTTTTAAAGCAACTTCATATCTGAGATGATGATCGAATTCTCGACCACTAATTAAGGTAGGAAAGGATTTTGTCATCTGAAATATTTATATGGAATATATAATATTGGCTATCCATGAATGCTGCAATGGCATGCAAAGGGAAATGGTTGGACGAGTCATGTGCTCTCTTGGGATCCATTAGGAAATGTTGGGACcaatttctttaattataagactttttacattttctgcaaaattccaaaacaaataatttattaggtAAATTTAATGTGGTTAAGCTTTAGTATATGTAAGCATTAACATATACGTAGACGATATGTTGGTTTGTTGGGAGTAATAATTACATGATTTAGTctacaaataatatattaattaaaaggtttcacatgaattttaatcgtttgaattttattatgttGAGAAAATACAGGACCAATTTTCTAAAAGTGACgatagtatttttaaaatacgatgaacttaaaaataaaaggataaagaaagaaatacatCACTAGAGTATGCTTGGTGAAGCTATAACTAAACGTGTATAACAAGATCTACAATGGAATTTGAGTTCGATATTCTCATGATGATATCTATTACAATCAAACATATTACTCATAGTATTTGTGTACAATTCTCGAGTTTAGAGATTATATTCAAGTGTTTTGTACTTTCACTTTTGTATGATTTATCTTTCGCCTTTAGTAAAATGAGTGAGGAGattgtatattaaatatattggGTGAGCTTACAGTTATTCGAGTATTAATGTAGATTGAGTTTGAATCATTATTTgtaacataaaatttaacattggATCTGCGTATTTTCTCGCAGACCTAAATTAAAGTTGAATTGTATTAGCATCTTTTGTGTTATGttctctaattttatatttgtgtgTCAAACTGTGTGATAAAATATGTGTCCACTTATCATACCTTATTATCAGACTATTAATTCCAGTGGTGAATTTTAAGGGGCAAGCAAGAGCCTTGGTTTCCCAAAATGGAAATTTTGCTATGTAGGCTCCTTaagaaatgtttaaattataaactaatgtatggtcaaattgcattttgattcccaaaataaaaaaaaatactaaatccctttataagataataaaatcataaataaatacatgataaaattatattttaatttttcaaaaatttataattcaattctatacttaaaagaaaatttggattCCCCCTGCCAATAagtccgaaatatgggagggtttgggtaaaaatataggcccgaaatatgggcttggtcaaaaatttaggcccgtttaaaaaatgggccaggcctcgggcaagattttttggcccgggcccggcccggcccgaaaaatatttaatatatatgttttttatttttaaaatataatagtttttcattctaagtttatttactttcatttccttgactagtgttacaaaataataataataaaacatcaagtttgttttactaatcaaatgttagattttgttacaacaattaatacaattaataatttgataaatttactaattaaatgttagattttattacaacaattaatacaattaataatttgataaatttattaatcaaatgttagattttattacaacaattaatacaattaacaattaataatttgattattttactaacaattaattttaataacaattagttctaattttattaaaaaaataattttaattttaattaaaaacgggctgggctgggccgggctcgggccccattttttttctctaggccgggcctgggcaaaatctcaggcccatattttgggtcgGGCCAGGCCCGGGCCTAGTAAACAGGCTAAAATTTTTTCgtgggcccggcccatggacaggtctacaaccaaagaaaggaaataaattctttttttatgtaCAATTCGGCCAGGGAAAATTAATTATGCTATtgtaatttccattttttttgggtaaattataataataaggtAAAGTTCGAACAACAAATGTAATTAACGTGACTTAAACTTAGGCCACGCCTAAGACGGTAAACATCCTTAGCCATCAAACTATCCCATTAGATTTCATAATTTCCATATTTAGTGTGTAAAATGATAAAGATGAACATATCCAGCATAAATGtatatctaattattattacCTTGAATCTTAGAATAGTTATAACACGTAGAAGGGAAGCATACCTAAATAAAGGCTCCAACGAAGGAATTGATAGCGTGTAAAGCTAAACAAGAGTTCCCTTCTCTGCTTGATCATGTTAAATCGATGATTCATATCACCTCATGCGCATGgaattggaaattgaataattgaaatttgaaactaACCCTTTAATTGAGTGTAACTCTaattgcaataaaatttaattcgaattttactatttaaaattcGGTTtaagttgaattgaatttcgTTATATGAGTATAAGTTAGACTCAACTATTTACGTAATTTACATATCCGGCTCGAGTGCAAACTCGtttcatatgtaatttttttatataacaaaatttaagatttaaggttttAAGTGTATAGTTATTAAAGATATAATAATGATATGATATATTCTTGTTATACTATACATTGATGATGGCAGTAGTAATGAtcgtaaataaataagaaggaaaaataagaacacacaaattttacatgtaaaacCCTTATTgggaaaaaccacgggcagagaaGGAGAAATTCGCTGATGTTGAAAAACGAAAATACAAGAGGTTTTCGGCTACACACTTTTAAGGATTAAACAACTCTATTATAATAATGTCTAATAGAAGAAGTATAATCCTATCGGATTCAACTTGTGCGGCATGGTCCGTGGATGGGGATCTGTAGCAGGCTAGGGTCTCAATCCTATACCACCACAGATCCCTTGTTTTGcctatctattttatttctttaacaagtaAGTTGCACCTCAAACTTCTCAAGTCAGATTTAATGGGGttcgggtcacacaactctaacaattataaataaaaatatatattataagttacTCAAATTTTAAGAACTTGCAAGTACAAATTGAGAACTATTTACCTAGGACACCAAACCAACACAACCACCTTAACTCCAAGACCCATCCACATGGGAAACCATCATATATCTCAAGAATCTTTTGGATCTTGTGGCCCATAATAGGTTTGGGTAAGATATACAATTTGGGCTCACAACTTAAAGTTTGGTTTTAAGGGCTCTAAAATATAACCCATTTAACTCAATCAAATCCAGGGACTAGGACTCCCTTTGAGTTGTagctaaatattaaatattaaaataatacaaaaatcaggtttgaatattaatattaattattataatttaaatacttttattatacatatattattaaattaatttattttattgttaaataatttaaataattttattatacatatattattaaattaatttattttaatgttaaaattgttaatattcaattttttataatattataatgatcTTTACTCTACTTTAAATAACGAAGGTAAGTTAATTGTAGAATAAAATCCAACTTGTATGAAAATTTGTGTAATGTTTGATTACCTTTGATTAATTTAAGCTTaatcttcctttttttcttttattttaataaatattgtaatatttgaTTACATTTGGTTAAGGGTGTAtttgagaaacaaaaattcaagtgttaaaaattaagtactaaATCTTTATCGctaaattttataagtgttgatttatattagaaatttgtttggttaattatgttgtttgataaatgtaaatattcattttaaaagattgtctatttttttcagttttagtcttattaatataatattttatattattctacATAGTTTTACAGATGCTAATTTGAATATCtcgtttttttaaaagtaatttattttaattttaataaaataaaaatcaacttaCCATTTTCTACATTTAAGTGATAAACAACTACATACCTACTTATcttattaaacattttattattatttcaatatggGAATTTGTGTTTAGGtaacttataatatttttaatgaaaccTATTAATTAAAGTTGTTATAATCTATTACCagacatgaaaattattattttcatttgtagttcaattccaaataaaatattttatttgtagaaTCATAAACAACGCTTTCAAAAGATTAACTCATTAActgtaattatcattttaaatggtaaatgttAACTCcgttgaaatttaaatttattttattatttttaataatataagaaatattttaatttaattcaattcttaTGTATACAAATATCTTACTATTATAATAGGTAATTACCACCAACATCTACCTAACTAAATAATCCTCTTTTGTCAGCAATAATATTATTGACCATGACAAATATTCtgtttgtattttaattagCTCTCACTAGACTAGtgggttttaattttgtcattattGTCATATCACCAACCATGTTTGAACTATATCTAGGCAGCTAGAATATATTAAACCGGTTAGATTAAGAATTAATACGAGttgattgaataatttaaaaatcaattaaatcgaaaattaaattatatttttaatttttacaaattttaataagtttttaatcGAATTGACTGGACCAATGAATCAATGACCTGATTCAACGACTTGTTTGATTCTAAGAACAGTATTTataactctcttttttttagtttagattattttttcttttttcaattaaacttttataCCTCTAAgaaatcttttctttgtttgatgataactaaaaattaagggtctgtttgattgacataattgattttccggaaaatcatttctaacttttccagcgtttgattggcagaaaacattttccatttggaaaatgaactccaaaacaagggaaaatgggttacattttagggaaaatgtcttaccctttcaattttcgtaagacattttccgtgctctcctctctatcgcctccttcattccttccttcatttctgGTAGAAAACTGCttctgtttatcgattttccagcaatttttttaattattcaatacttgtttttttaacacaattacaaataatttatttgatattagtttttttcaatttataatgattaacattgtagcttaataattgagtattattataaataaatcattgcaatatatgtaaaaataatttaaaatataaaatttattaatatatattaatatatgtaaaacaactttttgaaaaatattttcaaaaatcgcCAAGcaagcagaaaatattttatctgattcaatcaaacacgagaaaatattttccaataaatcattttacgaaaagtaaaacattttccgaaatcattttacgaaaaatattttactggcaatcaaacagaaccctaaaattgaaatatttcaaaataataagataaaatacaTGAAGAATGTCGTAAGATATAAGCTATTTTTGGCACTTGATTATAAGATAAGTTTAAATTAAGTTTCATCCTCTACATTTACAAGTAAtgtcaatataaaaatatacaaaacattAACCTTCATTGCCAATCATAGTCTCAATATGAAATTGGAGATATGAACATGATTGCAATTAGATCCttcattctaaaaaaaaaaggttatgtaTTAGTTAAATAGTTGGGATATTTAAGGTCGGGTTATTGATTTAAGTCTAAAGGTTTATATGACATAATTTTAGAAAGTTTTGATAAAAAAGATTGCTTGAAATAtgagattaaagaaaaaaaaatggatttgtttaaaatatgactcattttctaattttctaatatgtttttttttttatattttgtagttagagttgtgtgacccgaaTCCTGTTTGATCCGGTCTGAAAAGTTTGAAGTGCAACTCacttgttaaaaaaatagaatagagaGGCAAAATTGGGGATCTGTGAGGGCAAAGTTTGAGGCACGGACCTTGTTGCACAAATTGAATCCGTATAAgactatacttcttttattagacattaattaaaaaaagggtaaactaccaaaatagtcacttttgtttgccttagattacattttagtcacttatgtttgaaatattatattttagtcacttatgttatcatgttgtaacattttagtcactgagtcgttaattgCCAACAATGGTGTAACAGTTAGCTGAtgtggcatgttaaatcatcatttcaaacaaaaaatttaggttaaattctacaattggtccctatattttttcattttaaacaattttaaaattttcttttaagttcttttaactttttttcccattctcttctgcttctccctctattttcctcccttcttcatttcttttaacatagtttttctatgttttccatttgtaacTAGTCCAAaagctcgcctcactcgaaaaaattaaattgttcaaaaaaataaaacatagcaaaactacgttgaaagaaatggagaaaggAGGGGAACAAAAagagaagcataagagaatggaaaagaaagaaagttaaaaaaacataaaagaaaaaaaattaaattgcaccaaacgaaaaaatatggggatcgaTTGTATAAATCAACctagaatttttgtttgaaatgatgatttaatgtgccacatcAGCTTATTGTTACACAGTTAACAGAattaatggctcagtgactaaaatgttacaacatttcaaacataagtgactaaaacgtaacctgaaccaaacaaaagtgactattttagtagtttacccttaaaaaaaagttgtttaacctttaaaaactatgTGTAGCAGCAAAcctcttatattattatttttcaacattattaAATCTCTTCTCTTCTGCCCGTAATTTTTCCCGATAAGagtttttcacataaaatcggtgtgttcttatttttatttctttttacttttctatCATTCCTATTATCATTATTGACGATATTATAACAAAtacttaatattataatataaatactaaaaatacattaagtcatttatgttttaaaataataaaaagactaaagtactaaatattaaatcaaatttaacatatatacaCTTTAAATAATGTAGATCGTTTTAAGGaggttttgattaattatttacaaataaagataatttaaagtaatatttcaagctaaactaaaacaaatatgtatggtatttttatataattaaagtatcgtattttatagtttatgaaaattaatgcTTTCGAGATTAACGATTATCCCTATTAATAaggttatatttaaaaaaaaatggttttgaatgAAATATACCGTAATATTAATGGTGTTGACACCATATCGTGAACTCCTATAGGAAATCATAGTGCCTGcttattctttttcttgaaaaaaaatgatggCATTTGATGGCTGAAATTATTTTCTAGAGATTGGGaaatagataaaaaagaaaatattgaaaaaacaaaattttggatAGCAAGTAGGGTGCAGCCAAGGAGGCATAGTTTTTAAGAAGAGTCCATGAACCCACCAATGATAAACTAAAGGGCTAAACAAAGGTCCCACACCCCAACGACAATGGTGTCTTGAAGGGTGGTTGTTGTTGCCTTGTTTCAGACCTGAGATAAAATGATGACCCTAAAAACCAATCTCTATGATTGGCAACTGAGATTTTATTGATTCAGAATATCAAAACAAAGAATCCCACTTTATTGGTAGAGAATAAGGGAACTGAGAggattttgtttaaatatacTGGGATTCTCGGGATGTTTTCTTATGAATTGGAACATTTTGCAGTTAGCTGATGCCAAACATACCATCTTTAAACTTACAATTCCTGTTTTGTTTGGTATCTGACTAAAACCAgattacaataaattattactttatttataatattccaacttaaaactttatttagaaaacaataattttcttgttttttgacttagggttttgattttttttttacttggaATTTATAATTTCGCGATTAAATTTAAGGTCAAATCCCATTTTAAGGAACAAGTTGGTCTAGCGTTACCTTCTTTATTCATAAAACTCAAActcaaaactttatttaaagaACATGGAACTTCTTGCTATTTGACCCAAcatgggtttttatttttttttattttatttttgttatttgaaggtcataaaactcaattttaagGAGCATCTCTTCATTCATAAAACTCAAACTCAAGGCATTTCTTGAAGAACATTGAGTTTCTTGTTAATCGACCCAATAGGGATTTAAAGCCAATTATGTCTTAACTTTTGACTTAgggttgttttgattttttttggtataaGTCACATTCGTCAAAATTAAATCTAACGTCAAGTCAAGTTAAATTTCGTTTCGAGGAgcaatttttcattcataatatTCAAACTCGAGACTTTCCttaaaaaacatcaaatttctTGCTATTCAACCCAACAGGGTTTTCAAACTCGATTATGTCTCGTCTTTTGACTTaggtttgttttgattttttttcttttatctgaAAGTTACATGGATTACAATTAAATCCAGAATCAAGTCATGTCAAACTAATTTCAAGAAACAATTCTTCGTTCATAATACACAAACTCGAGATCTTCTTTAAAGAATTCCAAATTTCTTATTATTCGACTTTTGACTTAGGactgttttgaatttttggttcCTATTGAAACCCAATTCCATCCTAGTTTAAGGTGGTTGGATATAGCACTCAACTAACCCAGGCGAAACTCACGCTTTGATTAAATCATTCTAAGCAAACACATAGAATAAAGAGAGAGAAAGtgggaaaatggaaaattgagAAAAGCAAAAGATAGAGTTGTCTTGTTTGATTCAtattgtctttttcttttgcccAAAAGATCTTTGTCTAGGGTTCGTTTTTCTAGTTTATCAACCAAATCAAAGATTACTTGTTGCATATGCAACATAGATTTGTAGTTGGAACTccattttttaatctatttctttatttgtttagtgtaattaaatattttttaatctatattcaatcacaatttCTTTTAGAGAAAATTACATTCTAAGCCCATTCCAACatgtaacttttataaatttacaatttcatccatattaattgaattatttaatttgttatgtgattattgttaattaatacaatttcatcGATACTTTTGAAGCTCAACATCTTTTTCCATATTTAAAACGAGCTTATTTTATTTCGACCAAGTCtttttgactcttttttttaattctccCAAATATTTGATGGTACTTGAGgtttgataaata
This genomic stretch from Gossypium raimondii isolate GPD5lz chromosome 6, ASM2569854v1, whole genome shotgun sequence harbors:
- the LOC105774703 gene encoding peamaclein is translated as MKMVLVLFLLVSLALSSCFFEVSIAGSDFCDSKCAVRCSKAGVQDRCLKYCGICCEKCHCVPSGTFGHKDECPCYRDMKNSKGKSKCP